A genomic region of Chitinivorax tropicus contains the following coding sequences:
- a CDS encoding GNAT family N-acetyltransferase: protein MLHARADEQLHGACRLSVTLATTRDEVLEAQRLRYQVFAEELGARLDGQEPGIDQDMFDPFCEHLLVRDDTTGEVVGTYRILAPSAARKIGNYYSESEFDLVRLANLRNRMVEVGRSCVHRDYRSGGVITLLWSGLSNYMVRNGYEYLMGCASISMADGGHNAVAIYDQIKDQHLSPVEWRAFPRCPLPMQAIGGSKDISLPPLIKGYLRVGAMVCGEPAWDPDFNTADLLMLLPMAQMNRRYLRHFVNR, encoded by the coding sequence ATGTTACATGCTCGAGCCGACGAACAATTGCATGGCGCTTGCCGCCTGTCCGTAACTTTGGCGACAACCCGTGATGAAGTTCTGGAAGCGCAACGCCTGCGTTATCAGGTGTTTGCCGAGGAATTGGGTGCCCGCCTCGATGGCCAAGAGCCAGGAATCGATCAGGATATGTTCGACCCCTTCTGTGAACACCTGCTGGTGCGTGATGACACCACGGGCGAGGTGGTCGGCACCTATCGGATACTGGCGCCATCTGCCGCTCGGAAGATCGGCAATTACTATTCAGAATCTGAATTTGATCTGGTGCGGTTGGCGAATCTGCGCAATCGGATGGTTGAGGTGGGGCGTTCCTGCGTGCATCGAGACTATCGCTCGGGAGGCGTGATCACGCTGCTGTGGTCGGGGCTGTCCAACTACATGGTGCGCAACGGATATGAATATCTGATGGGCTGCGCCAGCATCAGCATGGCTGATGGTGGACACAATGCCGTAGCCATCTATGATCAGATCAAGGATCAGCATCTCAGTCCGGTCGAATGGCGGGCCTTTCCGCGTTGTCCTTTGCCCATGCAGGCCATCGGTGGGAGCAAGGATATCAGTCTGCCGCCTTTGATCAAAGGCTACCTGCGGGTTGGGGCCATGGTGTGCGGTGAGCCAGCGTGGGACCCGGACTTCAATACCGCTGATCTGCTGATGCTGTTGCCAATGGCGCAAATGAATCGACGTTATTTGCGGCATTTCGTGAATCGTTGA
- a CDS encoding 1-acyl-sn-glycerol-3-phosphate acyltransferase, which translates to MSKTWFPARLWRIARLTLHLFKGVLIVASRFATADRDLRVAIIQRWSRQMMALLHFEVRVVGTPPGVYPGNTLLVANHVSWIDIFVLNSITVSRFVAKSEVRGWPIIGWLCAHTGTLFIERQKKRDTARVGNVVSASLAEGDCIAMFPEGTTADGTFLRVFNASLFQPILDSQGKVQPVGLRYLHVDGQHSLAPAYTDNLSLIASIWRIVSAKQTIAELHFCRQLDAEGAHRRHLCRESEAIIATALNLPLLHKGAEKPGGHPDESQ; encoded by the coding sequence GTGAGCAAAACCTGGTTTCCTGCCCGCTTGTGGCGTATTGCGCGTCTGACCCTGCATCTATTCAAAGGCGTGTTGATCGTTGCTTCCCGCTTTGCAACGGCAGATCGCGATCTGCGCGTTGCCATCATCCAACGCTGGTCACGGCAGATGATGGCGTTACTGCATTTCGAAGTGCGTGTGGTGGGCACGCCACCCGGTGTATACCCTGGCAATACACTGTTGGTCGCCAATCACGTGTCGTGGATCGATATCTTCGTCCTGAATTCCATCACCGTATCGCGTTTCGTCGCGAAATCCGAAGTACGTGGCTGGCCCATCATCGGCTGGTTATGTGCCCATACCGGTACTTTGTTCATCGAACGGCAAAAGAAGCGGGATACGGCCCGCGTGGGCAATGTGGTATCCGCTTCGCTGGCAGAAGGGGATTGCATTGCCATGTTTCCCGAGGGCACCACTGCCGATGGTACCTTTCTACGGGTATTCAATGCTTCGTTGTTTCAGCCGATACTTGATTCGCAGGGCAAGGTGCAGCCGGTGGGGCTGCGTTATCTGCACGTCGATGGCCAGCACTCCCTTGCCCCAGCATACACCGACAATCTATCGCTGATCGCATCGATCTGGCGCATTGTGTCCGCCAAGCAGACCATTGCCGAGCTGCACTTCTGCCGCCAATTGGATGCGGAGGGCGCTCACCGGCGTCATCTATGCAGAGAGTCGGAAGCCATCATTGCCACTGCGCTAAATCTGCCGCTGCTGCACAAGGGAGCTGAAAAACCTGGCGGTCATCCAGACGAATCGCAGTAA
- a CDS encoding tetratricopeptide repeat protein encodes MEKRVKLGFLTLMLTCCMSVMASGGGGGGNWGDKVAEPQRAARKQDPDYAAGQAAIKAEDWPRAIEAMNKVVARNPRHADAYNWLGYAYRKQGDLPNAFKHYEQALAIDPKHLGVHEYLGEAYLMANDLPNAEKQLAELDKLCWFTCEEFRDLKAHIQAYKAKQAAQPAQQ; translated from the coding sequence ATGGAAAAACGGGTCAAATTAGGTTTTCTGACACTCATGCTTACCTGTTGCATGAGCGTCATGGCATCAGGCGGTGGCGGCGGCGGTAATTGGGGAGACAAAGTGGCAGAGCCACAGCGCGCTGCTCGCAAGCAAGACCCGGACTACGCCGCAGGGCAAGCCGCCATCAAGGCGGAAGATTGGCCGCGTGCGATCGAGGCCATGAATAAAGTTGTGGCACGCAACCCCAGACACGCCGATGCTTACAATTGGCTAGGGTATGCCTACCGTAAACAAGGCGATCTCCCAAACGCCTTCAAACATTATGAGCAAGCACTGGCGATTGACCCCAAGCACCTGGGGGTGCATGAGTATTTGGGCGAGGCCTATTTGATGGCCAATGATCTGCCCAATGCAGAAAAGCAACTGGCCGAGTTGGACAAATTGTGCTGGTTCACCTGCGAGGAGTTTCGCGACCTGAAAGCCCATATCCAGGCATACAAGGCCAAGCAGGCAGCACAACCAGCGCAACAGTAG
- a CDS encoding lytic transglycosylase domain-containing protein, translating to MRFDLGRAWVLGAALAWAGYACAGAQLEEQLSASVQASLQRAVADNAAPRLVFDNPTDANAWIADMSRRLEKRMPDPEVRRQFLTSVHYEATRAGLDPQLVLGLIQVESGFRKYAVSSVGARGFMQVMPFWVRSIGTSEHNLFHLRTNLRYGCTILRHYLDLEKGNLFRALGRYNGSLGKPEYPNMVLGAWKRFWNYPVTTASAEAAPAIKG from the coding sequence ATGCGATTTGATCTGGGGCGGGCTTGGGTGCTGGGGGCAGCATTGGCATGGGCGGGGTATGCCTGTGCGGGGGCTCAACTTGAAGAACAGCTGTCTGCCAGCGTGCAGGCCTCGTTGCAACGTGCAGTGGCTGATAATGCTGCACCGCGTCTGGTGTTCGACAACCCAACCGATGCCAACGCCTGGATTGCCGATATGTCTCGACGCCTGGAAAAACGCATGCCCGATCCCGAAGTCCGCAGACAGTTCCTGACCTCTGTTCATTACGAAGCCACCCGTGCCGGCTTGGACCCACAACTGGTGTTGGGGCTGATCCAAGTGGAATCAGGCTTTCGCAAATATGCAGTATCCAGTGTCGGTGCCAGAGGGTTCATGCAGGTCATGCCATTCTGGGTGCGTTCCATTGGCACCAGTGAGCACAACCTGTTTCACCTGCGCACCAATCTCCGATATGGCTGCACCATTTTGCGGCACTATCTCGACCTCGAAAAAGGCAACCTGTTCCGCGCTCTGGGCCGTTATAACGGCAGCCTTGGCAAGCCGGAATACCCCAATATGGTGCTAGGCGCCTGGAAGCGGTTCTGGAACTACCCAGTGACAACCGCCAGCGCTGAAGCAGCACCGGCCATCAAGGGGTGA
- a CDS encoding GNAT family N-acetyltransferase, with the protein MLELLHIRRAEIQDAKALTALFEQPAVHRHMLQQPYPIATVWQDFLQPSLLRHVLVAECDSQVVGEIMLDGYTNPARKHVASIAMAVHTDFQGQGVGSRLMTSALDLADNWLNLQRLELQVFCRNEPAIALYKKHGFEIEGTLRRHAFRAGQFLDAYWMARVR; encoded by the coding sequence ATGCTTGAGCTGCTGCATATCCGCCGTGCCGAGATACAAGACGCCAAGGCCTTGACGGCATTGTTCGAACAGCCCGCTGTGCATCGGCACATGCTGCAACAACCATATCCCATCGCCACGGTCTGGCAGGATTTCCTGCAACCCTCACTCCTCCGGCATGTGCTGGTGGCTGAATGCGACAGCCAAGTGGTGGGTGAAATCATGCTGGATGGCTATACCAACCCTGCCCGCAAGCATGTTGCCAGTATCGCCATGGCTGTCCATACCGATTTCCAGGGCCAAGGTGTTGGCAGTCGATTGATGACAAGTGCATTGGATTTGGCGGATAATTGGCTGAATCTTCAACGGCTTGAGCTGCAGGTGTTTTGCCGCAATGAGCCCGCGATTGCACTATATAAGAAGCACGGTTTTGAAATAGAAGGCACACTGCGTCGCCATGCGTTTCGAGCTGGGCAGTTTCTCGATGCGTACTGGATGGCCAGGGTAAGGTAA
- a CDS encoding proline--tRNA ligase, which yields MRTSQFFLSTLKEAPNEAELPSHKLMLRAGLIKRLGSGLYTWMPLGLKVLRKVEAVVRDEMNKAGALELLMPAVQPAELWQESGRWALFGPQMLKIKDRHDRDFCFGPTHEEVITDIARAEIKSYKQLPLNFFQIQTKFRDEIRPRFGVMRAREFVMKDAYSFHTEQPSLQATYDVMYKAYSNVFTRLGLKFRAVAADTGAIGGDGSHEFHVLADSGEDALAYCPSSEYAANCELAAALPPTAPRAQPAEAMRDVDTPKQTTCEQVAELLDIPLSRTVKSIVLMSTDGQLQLLLLRGDHALNEIKAGKLPGLADFRFATEEEIRGFFNCPPGFLGPVGVDRSRIRVIADHTVAAMSDFVVGANKPKFHIAGVNWTRDLPEPDLVADIRNVVAGDPSPDGKGTLEICRGIEVGHIFQLRTKYSSAMGCTYLDKDGKTQPMEMGCYGIGVSRIVGASIEQNFDEKGILFPAAMAPFVVAVVPVGYYRSEQVKEAADKLYAELLAAGVDAVLDDRDERPGVMFADMELIGIPHRITVGERGLKNGEIEYQARTDAAASTLPLAEAVAQIKQKLGM from the coding sequence ATGCGTACCTCGCAGTTTTTTCTGTCCACTCTCAAAGAAGCGCCGAATGAAGCGGAGCTGCCCAGCCACAAGCTGATGCTGCGCGCAGGTCTCATCAAACGTCTTGGTAGTGGTCTGTACACCTGGATGCCATTGGGCCTGAAAGTGTTGCGCAAGGTGGAAGCCGTGGTGCGTGACGAAATGAACAAGGCCGGCGCGCTGGAGCTGCTGATGCCTGCTGTCCAGCCTGCCGAGCTGTGGCAGGAGTCAGGCCGTTGGGCGCTGTTTGGGCCGCAGATGCTGAAGATCAAGGATCGCCATGATCGTGACTTTTGCTTTGGCCCAACGCACGAAGAGGTGATCACTGATATTGCCCGTGCCGAAATCAAGAGCTACAAGCAGCTGCCGCTGAATTTCTTCCAGATCCAGACCAAATTCCGTGACGAAATCCGTCCCCGTTTTGGTGTGATGCGCGCACGCGAGTTCGTGATGAAGGATGCTTACTCCTTCCATACCGAGCAGCCCAGCCTGCAAGCCACCTATGACGTGATGTACAAGGCATATTCGAATGTCTTTACCCGACTGGGGTTGAAATTCCGTGCCGTGGCGGCTGACACCGGTGCCATCGGTGGTGATGGTTCACATGAATTTCACGTATTGGCTGACTCTGGCGAAGACGCGCTTGCCTATTGCCCAAGCTCGGAGTACGCAGCCAACTGCGAACTTGCTGCGGCATTGCCGCCGACCGCGCCACGCGCACAGCCTGCCGAAGCGATGCGCGATGTGGACACCCCGAAGCAGACCACCTGCGAACAAGTGGCCGAGCTGCTGGATATCCCGTTGTCCCGCACCGTCAAATCGATCGTGTTGATGTCAACCGACGGACAACTGCAGTTGTTGTTGCTACGCGGCGACCATGCGCTGAACGAAATCAAAGCGGGCAAGCTGCCCGGATTGGCTGATTTCCGCTTTGCCACGGAAGAAGAAATCCGAGGCTTCTTCAACTGCCCACCCGGCTTCCTCGGCCCAGTCGGTGTCGATCGCAGCCGGATTCGCGTCATTGCGGATCATACCGTGGCGGCCATGAGTGATTTCGTAGTCGGTGCCAATAAACCGAAATTCCATATCGCGGGTGTGAACTGGACGCGTGACCTGCCCGAGCCGGATCTGGTGGCGGATATCCGCAACGTGGTTGCAGGGGACCCCAGCCCGGATGGTAAAGGCACACTGGAGATTTGCCGGGGCATTGAAGTCGGTCATATCTTCCAATTGCGCACCAAGTATTCCTCCGCCATGGGTTGCACCTATCTCGACAAAGACGGCAAGACCCAGCCGATGGAGATGGGCTGCTATGGCATTGGCGTGTCACGCATCGTTGGGGCCAGCATCGAGCAGAATTTCGACGAAAAGGGCATTCTCTTTCCTGCGGCCATGGCGCCATTCGTGGTGGCTGTCGTGCCTGTCGGCTATTACCGTAGCGAACAGGTCAAGGAGGCCGCAGATAAGCTGTATGCCGAGTTGCTGGCCGCAGGTGTCGATGCGGTGCTCGATGATCGTGATGAACGCCCTGGTGTGATGTTTGCTGATATGGAGCTGATCGGCATCCCGCACCGCATCACCGTGGGTGAGCGCGGCTTGAAAAACGGTGAAATCGAGTATCAAGCCCGCACCGATGCAGCCGCCAGCACCCTCCCGTTGGCCGAGGCTGTCGCGCAGATCAAGCAAAAACTGGGTATGTAA
- a CDS encoding S1C family serine protease, giving the protein MTRHRHIRRTLLLGALCACVPTLTWGNGLPDIIDKIKPSIVAIGTHNPTRQPPLSIMGTGFVVADGNTIITNSHVIPRVVASDQQEKLGIVIRQDDRTIFREGTVLVQDPSHDLAVIKIAGSGLPTLALGDSDSIREGQRIAFTGYPIGMALGLHPATHLGYVSAISPIVLPAMNSRQLDPRVVNRLKQGSFNILQLDATAYPGNSGSPVFDPDTGKVIGIINMVFVKGTKEAALSAPSGISYAIPAKFIDELIREKVAKP; this is encoded by the coding sequence ATGACACGCCACCGCCATATACGCCGCACGCTGCTTTTGGGTGCTTTGTGCGCGTGTGTGCCAACCTTGACGTGGGGCAATGGTCTGCCAGACATCATCGATAAGATCAAACCCAGCATCGTCGCGATCGGCACACACAACCCTACCCGCCAGCCACCGCTCAGCATCATGGGCACCGGCTTTGTGGTGGCCGATGGCAACACGATCATCACCAATTCCCATGTGATCCCACGGGTTGTCGCCAGTGATCAGCAGGAAAAGCTGGGTATCGTGATCCGCCAGGACGATCGCACGATATTTCGCGAGGGCACGGTGCTGGTACAAGACCCATCGCATGATCTGGCGGTCATCAAAATTGCCGGCAGTGGCCTGCCCACCTTGGCATTGGGTGATTCGGACAGCATCAGAGAAGGACAACGGATTGCGTTCACTGGCTACCCGATCGGCATGGCGCTGGGGCTGCATCCAGCCACACACCTGGGCTATGTGTCGGCCATTTCGCCCATTGTGCTGCCAGCAATGAACTCCAGACAGCTCGACCCGCGCGTGGTCAATCGACTGAAACAAGGCAGTTTCAATATTCTGCAGCTGGATGCCACCGCCTACCCTGGCAACAGCGGCAGCCCGGTCTTTGACCCTGACACGGGCAAAGTCATCGGCATCATCAATATGGTGTTTGTCAAAGGCACCAAAGAGGCTGCGCTCTCGGCACCATCAGGGATCAGCTACGCCATTCCAGCCAAATTCATCGACGAGCTGATCCGCGAGAAGGTGGCGAAGCCTTGA
- the cyaY gene encoding iron donor protein CyaY, with protein sequence MDESDFLDAAEAVFNRIETAIDASGLDIECNLNESVMELEFDDGTKIIVNRHTPNRELWIAARSGGFHYAWRDDAWRNTRDGSEFFASLARLVSDQAGDVFQF encoded by the coding sequence ATGGATGAATCGGATTTTCTGGATGCCGCTGAAGCGGTATTCAATCGTATTGAGACGGCCATTGACGCAAGTGGCCTGGATATCGAGTGCAATCTGAACGAATCGGTCATGGAGTTGGAATTCGACGATGGCACCAAAATCATCGTCAATCGCCACACGCCCAACCGCGAGCTGTGGATTGCGGCCAGAAGTGGCGGATTTCATTATGCCTGGCGTGATGACGCATGGCGCAATACACGCGATGGCAGCGAGTTTTTCGCAAGCCTGGCCCGATTGGTCAGTGATCAGGCTGGTGATGTCTTTCAGTTTTGA
- a CDS encoding UvrD-helicase domain-containing protein translates to MPPPSLNAPQREAIEYVDGPLLVLAGAGSGKTRVITHKIAYLINEYGLAARHIAAITFTNKAAREMQERVEGLLHGSASRGLTVCTFHSLGMQIMRQESKRIGYKPQFSILDANDGYKIISDILKTTDKEEIRRVQSTISRWKNDFVSPEDALSTGNHEGEFHAARCYRAYQDTLFAYQAMDFDDLIRLPVELFKQDEEALEKWRTKLKYLLIDECQDTNTCQYTLVKQLTGRWGKFTAVGDDDQSIYAWRGANMENLRLLQQDYPNLKLIKLEQNYRSTARILRAANAVIRNNPKLFEKTLWSELGEGDPIQILAVKDDEHEAEMVSMRLLAHKFEHGKRFLDYAILYRGNHQARVIEQALRNQRIPYVMSGGQSFFDKAEIKDVIAYLRLLANQDDDPAFIRAATTPKRGIGNTTLERLGTYSAERHISLFSAATAPGMEMQLQEKQLGPLRMFCDFINRMQWRAEREPAGVVLMDILKAIDYEIWLYDSEEGKAGETKWKNVMDFVGWVTKKGEEDGKTLIELAQTIALITMMESRDQAEIDAVRMTTLHASKGLEYPHVFLVGCEEGILPHRESIDNGMVEEERRLMYVGITRAQWSLTITHAMKRRRAGEWTVCEPSRFLSELPADDIRWNGKPGEKRELSVEEKKSRSAALLASLRQKTGQSSSQ, encoded by the coding sequence ATGCCGCCACCCAGTCTGAATGCCCCTCAACGAGAAGCCATCGAGTATGTGGATGGCCCATTGCTGGTGCTTGCCGGGGCGGGCTCCGGTAAAACCCGCGTCATCACCCACAAGATCGCCTACCTGATCAATGAATATGGCCTGGCTGCCCGACATATCGCCGCCATCACCTTCACCAACAAGGCTGCGCGTGAGATGCAGGAGCGGGTGGAGGGGCTGCTGCATGGCAGTGCTTCGCGTGGGTTGACGGTGTGTACCTTCCACAGCCTGGGCATGCAGATCATGCGCCAGGAATCCAAGCGTATCGGTTATAAGCCGCAGTTCTCGATTCTGGACGCCAACGATGGTTACAAGATCATCAGCGATATCCTGAAAACCACCGACAAAGAGGAAATCCGCCGGGTGCAAAGCACGATCTCGCGCTGGAAGAACGACTTTGTCTCACCTGAAGACGCACTGAGCACCGGCAATCACGAGGGGGAGTTCCACGCTGCCCGCTGCTATCGGGCGTATCAGGATACTTTGTTTGCCTACCAGGCAATGGATTTCGATGACCTGATCCGTTTGCCGGTCGAGCTGTTCAAACAAGACGAAGAAGCCTTGGAAAAGTGGCGTACCAAGCTTAAATATCTGTTGATTGACGAATGCCAGGATACCAACACCTGCCAATACACCTTGGTCAAGCAGCTGACCGGGCGGTGGGGGAAATTCACCGCTGTGGGCGACGATGACCAGTCGATCTATGCCTGGCGGGGTGCCAATATGGAAAACCTGCGTCTCTTGCAGCAGGACTACCCCAACCTGAAACTGATCAAGCTGGAGCAGAACTATCGCTCTACCGCACGCATCCTGCGCGCCGCCAACGCAGTGATCCGCAACAACCCCAAATTGTTTGAAAAGACCTTGTGGAGCGAGCTTGGCGAAGGGGACCCGATCCAGATCCTGGCAGTCAAAGATGATGAACACGAAGCGGAGATGGTGTCCATGCGTCTGCTCGCGCACAAATTCGAGCACGGCAAGCGCTTTCTGGACTACGCGATTCTGTACCGTGGCAACCATCAGGCTCGGGTGATCGAGCAGGCGCTACGCAATCAACGCATTCCCTATGTGATGAGCGGTGGCCAGTCCTTCTTCGATAAGGCCGAGATCAAGGATGTGATTGCCTACCTGCGTCTGCTGGCCAATCAGGACGATGACCCGGCATTCATCCGCGCTGCGACCACGCCCAAGCGCGGCATTGGCAATACAACGCTGGAACGGCTCGGCACCTATTCCGCAGAGCGCCACATCAGCCTGTTTTCAGCTGCCACCGCGCCCGGCATGGAAATGCAGCTGCAAGAGAAGCAGCTCGGCCCATTGCGGATGTTCTGCGACTTCATCAACCGCATGCAGTGGCGGGCCGAGCGTGAGCCTGCTGGTGTAGTGTTGATGGACATCCTTAAAGCCATCGATTATGAAATCTGGTTGTATGACTCAGAAGAAGGCAAGGCTGGCGAAACCAAGTGGAAAAACGTCATGGACTTTGTCGGCTGGGTCACCAAAAAGGGGGAAGAAGACGGCAAGACCCTGATCGAGCTGGCTCAAACCATTGCATTGATCACCATGATGGAAAGCCGTGATCAGGCCGAGATCGACGCGGTACGCATGACCACCTTGCATGCGTCGAAAGGGTTGGAGTACCCGCATGTGTTTCTGGTCGGGTGCGAAGAGGGCATCCTGCCGCACCGCGAGTCGATCGATAACGGCATGGTCGAGGAGGAACGCCGCTTGATGTATGTCGGCATCACCCGTGCGCAGTGGAGCCTGACCATCACCCACGCCATGAAACGCAGGCGGGCCGGGGAGTGGACTGTGTGCGAGCCATCCCGGTTTCTAAGCGAGCTGCCCGCCGATGATATCCGCTGGAATGGCAAGCCTGGTGAGAAACGCGAGCTGAGCGTCGAGGAGAAGAAATCCCGCTCGGCGGCCTTGTTGGCGTCTTTGCGTCAGAAGACCGGCCAATCCTCTAGCCAATGA
- a CDS encoding symmetrical bis(5'-nucleosyl)-tetraphosphatase produces the protein MALYAIGDIQGCFEPFQSLLEQIRFDPAADRLWLTGDLVNRGPGSLDMLRWAYTHRDQIRMVLGNHDLHLLAVAAGHGRLHKTDTLAPLLAAPDAPVLLDWLRHQPLVHWEQGWLMVHAGLLPQWSAEQALALSDEVSAWLRGPNHSELFRHMYGNEPKRWHDDLQGWDRLRLIVNAMTRMRLTTRDGDIDLAFKGELPDAPATLCAWFDAPGRRSAGQPIVCGHWSALGLCLRDDLAAIDTGCLWGGSLTAIRLDDRQVFQLPCAAAADLAQWQ, from the coding sequence ATGGCCCTTTACGCGATAGGCGACATCCAAGGCTGTTTCGAGCCCTTTCAATCCCTGTTGGAGCAGATCCGGTTCGACCCGGCAGCCGATCGCCTCTGGCTGACCGGCGATCTGGTGAATCGCGGGCCAGGCTCGCTGGACATGTTGCGCTGGGCTTACACACATCGCGACCAGATCCGCATGGTGCTGGGCAACCACGATCTGCATCTGTTGGCTGTCGCCGCCGGCCATGGCAGGCTGCACAAGACAGACACATTGGCACCGCTATTGGCCGCCCCCGACGCGCCCGTCCTGCTCGATTGGCTGCGGCACCAGCCCCTGGTACATTGGGAACAAGGCTGGCTGATGGTCCATGCCGGCTTGTTGCCACAATGGTCTGCCGAGCAAGCCTTGGCGCTGTCTGACGAAGTATCGGCCTGGCTGCGGGGGCCGAATCACAGCGAGCTGTTCCGGCACATGTATGGTAACGAGCCCAAGCGCTGGCATGATGATCTGCAGGGCTGGGATCGACTCCGGCTGATTGTCAATGCGATGACACGCATGCGCCTGACCACACGGGATGGCGACATTGATCTGGCATTCAAGGGTGAGCTGCCCGACGCGCCAGCGACGCTATGCGCGTGGTTTGACGCCCCAGGGCGACGCAGCGCCGGCCAACCTATCGTATGTGGGCACTGGTCCGCATTGGGCCTGTGCCTGCGGGACGATCTGGCCGCCATCGACACCGGCTGCCTTTGGGGCGGCAGCCTTACTGCGATTCGTCTGGATGACCGCCAGGTTTTTCAGCTCCCTTGTGCAGCAGCGGCAGATTTAGCGCAGTGGCAATGA
- a CDS encoding GNAT family N-acetyltransferase: MSAVVIRRATVEDAPAVARIFEDQAAVAGTMQVPWPQADNWRKRLLDQSVDQVELVAMVDGGVVGIAGIRCESKLRRRHVGYIWMAIADRWQGKGVGSCMMAELIDLADSWFNLTRLELTVYTDNVAAVALYRKFGFVIEGEHVQHAFRNGEFVNSYCMARLRPVAEMSHA, translated from the coding sequence ATGTCTGCGGTCGTCATTCGTCGTGCAACTGTAGAGGATGCACCGGCTGTTGCACGAATCTTCGAAGATCAAGCCGCTGTGGCAGGCACCATGCAGGTGCCTTGGCCGCAGGCCGACAATTGGCGTAAACGCCTGCTAGATCAATCTGTTGATCAGGTTGAGCTGGTGGCCATGGTCGATGGCGGGGTGGTCGGCATAGCGGGTATCCGGTGCGAATCCAAACTACGCAGACGGCACGTGGGATATATCTGGATGGCGATTGCAGACCGCTGGCAGGGTAAAGGGGTGGGCAGTTGCATGATGGCTGAGCTGATTGATCTGGCTGACAGCTGGTTCAACCTGACCCGCCTGGAATTGACCGTCTATACCGACAATGTGGCAGCGGTGGCGTTGTATCGCAAGTTCGGTTTTGTGATTGAGGGGGAGCATGTGCAACATGCTTTCCGCAACGGTGAGTTCGTCAATTCCTATTGCATGGCGCGGCTGCGCCCAGTGGCGGAGATGAGCCATGCTTGA
- a CDS encoding ABC transporter permease yields the protein MLNRLCMVALLLGLSTVAQAEIDMTDCDPVPPPVPGSFGPFDYTDPVHRAKSPLVENAHFTPQVEALTRGQTGQAVMPDIQYTLTKYPNHPRALQSLIRLGMREKTDRPAGAARTVTCFLKRAVAFAPKDLVPRMLLARNLSLRGKDDEAMKVLKEAEELAPEDANLAYNMGLLYTDRKQYDKALTYAHKAYLAGFPLPGLRDRLKKAGQWTEPVPKPAEQTKPAQSVEQAKPATPTADADKVEAPVAPASADTGPTTAKPPVQ from the coding sequence ATGCTGAACCGTCTATGTATGGTGGCTTTGCTGCTTGGATTATCCACTGTGGCACAAGCTGAGATCGATATGACAGACTGCGATCCGGTGCCGCCGCCTGTGCCAGGCTCATTCGGCCCCTTTGATTACACCGACCCCGTCCATCGCGCCAAATCCCCGCTGGTGGAGAATGCCCATTTCACCCCACAGGTTGAAGCCCTGACGCGTGGGCAGACCGGGCAGGCTGTCATGCCTGATATCCAATATACCTTGACCAAGTATCCGAATCACCCACGCGCTTTGCAGTCTTTGATCCGGTTGGGGATGCGTGAAAAGACCGACCGTCCGGCTGGCGCGGCGCGTACCGTCACCTGCTTTCTGAAGCGGGCGGTGGCGTTTGCACCCAAGGATCTGGTGCCGAGAATGCTGCTGGCCAGAAACCTGTCGCTGCGAGGTAAAGATGACGAGGCGATGAAGGTACTGAAAGAGGCGGAAGAATTGGCTCCTGAGGATGCCAATCTGGCGTATAACATGGGTTTGTTGTATACGGACAGAAAGCAATATGACAAAGCCCTGACCTATGCCCACAAAGCTTATCTGGCGGGCTTTCCCTTGCCAGGGTTGCGGGACAGGCTGAAAAAAGCCGGACAATGGACCGAGCCCGTTCCCAAACCTGCCGAACAGACCAAACCTGCGCAAAGCGTGGAGCAGGCCAAGCCAGCCACACCCACCGCTGATGCGGACAAGGTTGAGGCACCGGTGGCACCTGCATCGGCGGACACGGGGCCAACAACCGCAAAGCCCCCTGTCCAGTGA
- the lptM gene encoding LPS translocon maturation chaperone LptM, with amino-acid sequence MRLICILTLLTLLNACGFKGPLYLPSPEPAKPAATAQQAEPSTKGMQPS; translated from the coding sequence ATGCGCCTGATCTGCATCCTGACATTGCTGACCCTGTTGAATGCCTGCGGCTTCAAAGGCCCCTTGTACCTGCCCTCCCCTGAACCGGCCAAACCGGCTGCCACGGCACAGCAGGCTGAGCCAAGCACCAAGGGGATGCAACCAAGCTGA